The Acropora muricata isolate sample 2 chromosome 7, ASM3666990v1, whole genome shotgun sequence genomic interval tcgggccagacAAGGAAacgcttatggaaatctcggcaacgCTTACCGTTTACTGGGTAACTTccgaagagccattgagtattatgaaaagaatttgaaacttgcaatagaaataggtgatcgggctggaCAAGGGGAAGCCTATGGAAACCTTGGTTGCGCTTACgactcaatgggtgacttccacaaagccattgagtatcatgaaaaatatctcaaaattgcaatagaaatcgatgACCTAGACGGAAAAGGACGGGCCATTGGAggcctcggtaatgcttatgacTCACTAggtgatttccgaaaagccattgagtatcatgaaaatgctttaaaaattgcaaaagaaaccgATGATCAAGagggagaaggagtagcctatggaaatctcggtaatgctttcttttcattgggtgactttcgaaaagctattgagtgtcatgaaaaacatttaaaaattgcaattgaaatcGGCCTTCtaggcggagaaggaacggcttatggaaatatcggtaatgcttaccacacACTAGCTGactttcaaaaagccattgattatcacCAAAGAGCCCTTGAAACTGCGATAGAAATGGCTGATCGAGAAGGAGAAGGattggcctatggaaatctcggcaatgcttgcaactcattgggtgacttcctaAAAGCacttgattatcatgaaaaacatttgcaaattgcaaaagaaatcggtctTCGAGCCGGggaaggaacggcctatggaaatctcggatATACGTACCGTTCACTGGgtaacttccgaaaagccattgaatatcataaaaaagatttaaaaattgcaaaacaaatcggtgatcgggccggagaaggaacggcctatggaaatcttggttacGCTTAtcgttcactgggtgacttccgaaaagctattgaataCCATAaagaacatttaaaaattggaatagaaatcggtgatcgggctggagaaggagcatcctatggaaatctcggtaatgcgtaccattcacttggtgactatcgaaaagccattgagtttcatgaaaaacatttaaaaattgcaaaagagatcggaggtcgggccggagaaggaagagcctatggaaatcttggtaatgcttacaagtcactgggtcactatcaaaaagccattgaatatcatgaaaaagatttgaaaattgcaaaagaaatcggtgatcgggccggagaaggacgggcctatggaaatcttggtaatgcttacaagtcactgggtcactatcaaaaagccattgattatcatgaaaaagatttgaaaattgcaaaagaactcggtgatcgggccggagaaggaggagcctatggaaatctcggtaatgcttatcagtCACTTGGTGAATATCGAAACaccattgagcatcatgaaaaatgtttgaaaattgcaaaagaaatcggtgaccgggctggagaaggaggagcctatggaaatctcggtaatgcttaccagttactgggtaactatcaaaaagccattgagtatcatggaaaacgtttgaaaattgcaaaagaaatcggtgatcgggccggagaaggaggatcctatggaaatctcggtaatgcttacaagtcactgggtgaccatcgcaaagccattgagtatcataaaaaagatttgaaaattgcaaaagaaatcggtgatcgggccagagaaggaacGACCTATGGAAACCTCGGAACTGCTTACtgttcactgggtgactttcgaaaagctattgaatataatgaagaacatttgaaaattgcaatagaaattggcgatcgggccggagaaggaagagcctatggaactgtcggtaatgcttaccagtctcTGGGTGAGTATCGAAAAGCCATGGAGTGTCatgaaaaaggtttaaaaattgcaaaagaaatcggtgatcgggccggagaaggaacggccAATGGATACCTCGGAACTGCTTACCATTTACTGGGTgatttttcaaaagcttttgaATATCACGaagaacatttaaaaattggaatagaaatcggtgatcgagctggagaaggaggagcctatggaaatctcggtaatgcttacgattcacagggtgactatcgaaaagccattaagtatcataaaaaacatttgaaaattgcaaaagaaattggaggTCGGGCCGCAGAAGGAGGAGCcaatggaaatcttggtaatgcttacaagtcactgggtgactatcgaaaagccattgagtatcatgaaaaagatttgaaaattgcagaagaaatcggtgatcgggccggagaaggaagagcctttgggaatctcggtaatgcttaccagtctcttggtgactatcgaaaagccagagagtttcatgaaaaagatttgaaaattgcaaaagaaatcggtgatcgggctggagaaggaacggcctatggaaacctcggaACTGCGTACCGTTCACTAGGTGACTTCCTTAAAgctattgaatatcatgaaaaacacttgaaaattggaatagaaatcggtgatctggctggagaaggaggagcctatggaaatctcggtaatgcttacgattcacagggtgactatcgaaaagccattcagtatcataaaaaacatttgaaaattgcaaaagagatcggaagtcgggccggagaaggagaagcctatggaaatctcggtaatgcttaccagtcactcgctgactatccaaaagccattgagtatcatggaaaacgtttgaaaatttcaaaagaactcggtgatcggtccggagaaggaggaacctatggaaatctcggtaatgcttaccagtcactgggtcactatcgaaaagccattgagtagcatgaaaaacgtttgaaaattgcaaaagaaatcggtaatcgggccggagaaggaggagcctacggaaatctcggaaatgcttacgattcactgggtgact includes:
- the LOC136923303 gene encoding tetratricopeptide repeat protein 28-like, whose protein sequence is MNDKAGKEKALNNRCTDFHSRGELGKTIECHKRDLESAIEIGDRARQGNAYGNLGNAYRLLGNFRRAIEYYEKNLKLAIEIGDRAGQGEAYGNLGCAYDSMGDFHKAIEYHEKYLKIAIEIDDLDGKGRAIGGLGNAYDSLGDFRKAIEYHENALKIAKETDDQEGEGVAYGNLGNAFFSLGDFRKAIECHEKHLKIAIEIGLLGGEGTAYGNIGNAYHTLADFQKAIDYHQRALETAIEMADREGEGLAYGNLGNACNSLGDFLKALDYHEKHLQIAKEIGLRAGEGTAYGNLGYTYRSLGNFRKAIEYHKKDLKIAKQIGDRAGEGTAYGNLGYAYRSLGDFRKAIEYHKEHLKIGIEIGDRAGEGASYGNLGNAYHSLGDYRKAIEFHEKHLKIAKEIGGRAGEGRAYGNLGNAYKSLGHYQKAIEYHEKDLKIAKEIGDRAGEGRAYGNLGNAYKSLGHYQKAIDYHEKDLKIAKELGDRAGEGGAYGNLGNAYQSLGEYRNTIEHHEKCLKIAKEIGDRAGEGGAYGNLGNAYQLLGNYQKAIEYHGKRLKIAKEIGDRAGEGGSYGNLGNAYKSLGDHRKAIEYHKKDLKIAKEIGDRAREGTTYGNLGTAYCSLGDFRKAIEYNEEHLKIAIEIGDRAGEGRAYGTVGNAYQSLGEYRKAMECHEKGLKIAKEIGDRAGEGTANGYLGTAYHLLGDFSKAFEYHEEHLKIGIEIGDRAGEGGAYGNLGNAYDSQGDYRKAIKYHKKHLKIAKEIGGRAAEGGANGNLGNAYKSLGDYRKAIEYHEKDLKIAEEIGDRAGEGRAFGNLGNAYQSLGDYRKAREFHEKDLKIAKEIGDRAGEGTAYGNLGTAYRSLGDFLKAIEYHEKHLKIGIEIGDLAGEGGAYGNLGNAYDSQGDYRKAIQYHKKHLKIAKEIGSRAGEGEAYGNLGNAYQSLADYPKAIEYHGKRLKISKELGDRSGEGGTYGNLGNAYQSLGHYRKAIE